One part of the Paracoccus sp. MBLB3053 genome encodes these proteins:
- the cobA gene encoding uroporphyrinogen-III C-methyltransferase, with protein MSDPKGMVSFVSSGPGDPELLTMRAILRLEAADVVLYDDLASGPVLERAGSQAERIAVGKRAGRPSAKQEHVNALLVEHASAGRKVVRLKSGDSGIFGRLEEEIAALRAHQIPFEIVPGVPSAMAAAAVAGIPLTRRLTARRLQFVTGADVTGGLPGDQNWAALADGNATTVVFMGQRTFPKMAEELIRHGMAPDTPALLAEAIGHPHQRLIRTTVKGLAALLAAEGPSAHPALILYGPLAEMP; from the coding sequence ATGAGTGATCCGAAGGGCATGGTCAGTTTCGTTTCCTCGGGGCCCGGTGACCCCGAGTTGCTGACGATGCGCGCCATCCTGCGCCTCGAAGCGGCCGATGTGGTGCTTTACGACGATCTGGCCTCGGGGCCGGTGCTGGAGCGCGCCGGATCTCAGGCCGAGCGCATTGCAGTCGGCAAACGCGCCGGCCGCCCTTCCGCCAAGCAGGAACATGTCAATGCGCTGCTGGTCGAACACGCGAGCGCCGGACGCAAGGTCGTCCGCCTGAAATCGGGCGACTCGGGCATCTTTGGACGGCTTGAGGAAGAAATAGCCGCGCTTCGTGCCCATCAGATCCCCTTCGAGATCGTGCCCGGCGTGCCCTCGGCCATGGCGGCGGCCGCTGTCGCGGGCATCCCTCTGACCCGCCGCCTGACGGCGCGTCGGTTGCAATTCGTCACGGGTGCGGATGTGACCGGCGGGCTGCCGGGCGATCAGAACTGGGCCGCGCTGGCTGACGGGAATGCAACCACCGTCGTCTTCATGGGGCAGCGCACCTTCCCGAAAATGGCCGAAGAGCTGATCCGACACGGCATGGCCCCGGACACCCCGGCCCTGTTGGCCGAAGCCATTGGGCATCCTCACCAGAGGCTGATCCGGACGACGGTCAAGGGACTGGCCGCATTGCTTGCAGCCGAAGGCCCGAGCGCGCACCCTGCGCTGATCCTTTACGGACCGCTGGCGGAGATGCCCTGA
- a CDS encoding sulfurtransferase TusA family protein: MTKRIDARDLLCPLPVLRLRKGLIGASPGTRVVLVATDRAALVDVPHFCAESGHLLISMTPLVCGATEFLVERGPDA, translated from the coding sequence ATGACCAAGCGGATCGACGCGCGGGATCTGCTTTGCCCTCTTCCCGTTCTCAGGCTGCGCAAAGGTCTGATCGGGGCCAGTCCGGGCACGCGTGTCGTGCTTGTGGCAACCGATCGCGCCGCCTTGGTCGACGTGCCGCATTTCTGCGCCGAATCCGGGCATCTTCTGATTTCCATGACGCCGCTTGTCTGCGGCGCGACCGAGTTTCTTGTCGAGCGCGGGCCGGATGCTTGA
- a CDS encoding AEC family transporter: protein MLEIFLKTLPFFLLIGTGWLAGWTRFFPEQATGWLTKFVFYFALSAMLFRFAASVDVESLFDPAFVLAYLCGSLAVWALALGVAFWRRLPLAEAAMEAHTAMIGNTGFLGVPMLAVLLGEQAIGPILMVLTIDLVVFSTLVTLLITGARQGRITVAAIRPLARGIAANPMIVSMVAGLLWARLHLPMPAPLDEFLALLGAAATPGALFAIGASLAGKSAERLGPAIWLSSAKLILHPLAVAIAALFLFSVEPFAAGVMIAAASLPVAGNVYILAQHFGVAAHRVSTAILISTAASIATLPAVIHWITKG, encoded by the coding sequence ATGCTTGAGATCTTCCTGAAAACCTTACCGTTCTTTCTTCTGATTGGAACCGGCTGGCTTGCCGGATGGACGCGGTTCTTTCCCGAACAGGCGACGGGATGGCTCACGAAATTCGTGTTCTATTTCGCGCTCTCGGCCATGCTCTTCCGTTTCGCCGCAAGCGTGGATGTGGAAAGCCTGTTCGATCCGGCCTTCGTGCTGGCCTATCTTTGCGGCTCTCTGGCGGTCTGGGCGCTGGCACTGGGTGTGGCGTTCTGGCGCCGTCTTCCGCTGGCCGAGGCCGCCATGGAGGCCCATACCGCCATGATCGGGAATACCGGGTTTCTGGGCGTTCCCATGTTGGCCGTGCTCTTGGGTGAACAGGCAATCGGTCCGATCCTGATGGTGCTGACGATCGACCTCGTGGTCTTCTCGACGCTCGTCACCCTGCTGATCACCGGGGCGCGGCAGGGACGCATCACCGTCGCGGCGATCCGTCCGCTGGCCCGCGGGATCGCCGCGAACCCGATGATCGTCTCGATGGTCGCGGGGTTGCTCTGGGCGCGTCTGCATCTGCCGATGCCGGCGCCGTTGGACGAATTCCTCGCGCTGCTGGGGGCAGCTGCCACACCCGGTGCGCTTTTCGCCATCGGCGCGAGCCTCGCCGGAAAATCCGCCGAAAGGCTGGGCCCGGCAATCTGGCTCAGCTCGGCCAAGCTGATCCTGCATCCCTTGGCGGTGGCCATCGCGGCGCTCTTCCTGTTCAGCGTGGAGCCCTTTGCGGCTGGCGTGATGATCGCCGCAGCCAGCCTGCCCGTTGCCGGAAACGTCTATATCCTGGCTCAACATTTCGGAGTGGCGGCCCATCGTGTGTCGACCGCCATTCTCATTTCGACGGCAGCGAGCATCGCGACCTTGCCCGCTGTCATTCACTGGATCACGAAAGGCTAG
- a CDS encoding crotonase/enoyl-CoA hydratase family protein, with protein MLGISELRLTNLLFDMDEEGIATVTLNRPAKRNALDAQTIEELIGVFTALPSSGARAVVLRAEGPHFCAGLDLVEHGRAERSPAEFMRICLRWHEAFNKIEYAGLPVIAALKGAVVGGGLELASSVHIRVMDETTYFGLPEGQRGLFTGGGATIRVPALIGKARMVDMMLTGRLYSGDEAVSVGLAQYRVADSEAKAYELARIAAQNTPLSNFAVCSAISHMQNMSGLDAAYAEAMVAGIVNTQDAAKGRLDSFARGTADKIKPAG; from the coding sequence ATGCTTGGCATCTCGGAACTTCGCCTGACCAACCTGCTCTTCGACATGGATGAAGAGGGCATCGCGACTGTCACGCTCAATCGCCCTGCCAAGCGCAACGCCTTGGATGCCCAGACCATCGAGGAACTGATCGGGGTCTTCACCGCGCTTCCGTCCTCGGGCGCGCGTGCCGTCGTGCTGCGCGCCGAAGGGCCGCATTTCTGCGCCGGACTGGATCTGGTCGAACATGGTCGCGCCGAGCGCAGCCCCGCGGAATTCATGCGCATTTGCCTGCGCTGGCACGAGGCGTTCAACAAGATCGAATATGCGGGGCTTCCCGTGATCGCGGCGCTGAAGGGCGCGGTTGTGGGCGGCGGGTTGGAGCTTGCCTCATCCGTGCATATCCGGGTGATGGACGAGACGACGTATTTCGGCCTGCCCGAGGGGCAGCGCGGGCTGTTCACGGGCGGCGGCGCCACCATTCGCGTTCCTGCGCTGATCGGCAAGGCGCGGATGGTCGACATGATGCTGACCGGCCGGCTGTATTCCGGCGACGAGGCCGTCTCGGTCGGGCTGGCCCAGTATCGTGTGGCGGACAGCGAGGCCAAGGCATACGAGTTGGCCCGCATTGCGGCTCAGAATACGCCGCTGTCGAACTTTGCGGTCTGCTCCGCCATTTCTCACATGCAGAACATGTCCGGGCTAGACGCGGCCTATGCCGAGGCAATGGTGGCCGGCATCGTCAACACGCAGGATGCGGCCAAGGGGCGGCTCGATTCCTTCGCTCGCGGCACCGCGGACAAGATCAAGCCTGCGGGATAA
- a CDS encoding DUF2794 domain-containing protein, whose translation MMNAPLGTGWQQDQVTFDRVELGIILSLYGRMVSAGEWRDYALSFLREVAVFSVFRRAAEHPLYRIEKRPKLRQAQGQYAVIGMDGRILKRGQDLAMVLRVLEKKLIRSID comes from the coding sequence ATGATGAACGCGCCACTTGGGACAGGCTGGCAACAGGATCAGGTCACATTTGACCGGGTCGAGCTTGGTATCATCCTTTCGCTTTACGGCCGCATGGTGTCGGCCGGCGAATGGCGCGACTACGCGCTTTCTTTCCTGCGCGAGGTTGCGGTGTTCTCGGTCTTTCGCCGCGCGGCCGAGCATCCCCTTTACCGCATCGAAAAGCGGCCAAAGCTGCGGCAGGCCCAGGGGCAATACGCCGTGATCGGCATGGACGGACGCATCCTGAAGCGCGGCCAGGATCTCGCGATGGTGCTGCGTGTGTTGGAAAAGAAGCTGATCCGCTCGATCGACTGA
- a CDS encoding DUF1178 family protein → MIRYELRCENGHEFDGWFRSSDGFDDLKKAGQVSCAICGSVSVEKALMAPRVANPGAGPDLQSPRNPVEQAIEKLRDHVEANSHYVGMSFAAEARAMHDGKVPERAIHGEARLEDAKKLIEDGIPVAPLPFRARQRAN, encoded by the coding sequence ATGATCCGATATGAGCTGCGTTGCGAAAATGGCCATGAGTTTGATGGCTGGTTCCGTTCTTCTGACGGTTTCGATGACCTGAAGAAGGCCGGACAGGTGTCCTGCGCGATCTGCGGCTCGGTGTCGGTTGAAAAGGCCCTGATGGCACCGCGCGTCGCCAATCCCGGCGCCGGGCCTGACCTTCAGTCTCCGCGCAACCCGGTCGAGCAGGCGATCGAGAAGCTGCGCGATCATGTCGAGGCGAATTCGCACTATGTCGGCATGTCCTTTGCCGCCGAGGCTCGGGCCATGCACGATGGCAAGGTGCCTGAACGCGCCATCCACGGTGAGGCGCGGCTGGAGGACGCAAAGAAGCTGATCGAGGATGGCATTCCCGTCGCTCCGTTGCCGTTCCGTGCGCGCCAGCGTGCCAACTGA
- a CDS encoding 3-deoxy-D-manno-octulosonic acid transferase, which produces MIWRGATALAGLALRGGSLLSGPDLRERLALSGPPITPGGIWLHAASVGELNSARVLAKAMAAERPLTITTNSTTGRALAGKLGYPATLAPLDVPQAVARFLARVEPSVLVTVENELWPNRSAMAGELGVAQVVVGARISERSAARWAKVPWLIGPMLKRIDVLSAQDEASEERLLRLGLPSRAVAGRLNLKLLGPAKVTPPEDGPMRARTVLAASTHEGEDEIVLDAYLSARAAIPDLRFILAPRHPERGGAIAAMLAARGLEFGRRSRGDGREAQILLADTLGEMADWYAAAGICITCGSFTDRGGHTPWEPAASRCAILYGPNVSNHAPDYRDLAGAGAAMRCDPGDLALRLSALAQDVPAQRRMGQAARALLLERAGDPSPLISRIRSFARGSLA; this is translated from the coding sequence TTGATCTGGCGTGGCGCAACGGCGCTTGCGGGATTGGCTCTTCGGGGCGGCTCGCTGCTTTCGGGCCCGGATCTGCGCGAAAGACTGGCGCTTTCCGGCCCGCCGATTACACCCGGGGGCATCTGGCTGCACGCCGCCAGCGTGGGCGAGCTTAACTCGGCCCGCGTCCTGGCAAAGGCCATGGCCGCCGAGCGCCCGCTGACCATCACGACGAACAGCACAACCGGACGCGCCTTGGCGGGCAAGCTGGGCTATCCGGCGACGCTGGCACCGCTTGACGTTCCCCAGGCAGTTGCACGTTTTCTGGCCCGGGTCGAACCTTCCGTGCTGGTCACGGTGGAAAACGAGCTGTGGCCGAACCGCTCTGCCATGGCTGGTGAGTTGGGCGTGGCGCAAGTGGTGGTTGGCGCGCGCATCTCTGAACGATCGGCCGCGCGCTGGGCGAAGGTGCCGTGGCTGATCGGGCCGATGCTGAAGCGTATCGACGTGCTTTCCGCCCAGGACGAGGCGAGCGAGGAGCGCCTGCTTCGACTCGGGCTTCCAAGTCGCGCGGTGGCAGGGCGGCTCAACCTGAAATTGCTGGGGCCTGCCAAGGTGACCCCGCCCGAGGACGGCCCGATGCGTGCGCGGACGGTTCTTGCGGCATCGACACATGAAGGCGAGGACGAGATCGTGCTCGATGCCTATCTCTCCGCACGGGCTGCGATCCCGGATCTGCGATTCATCCTTGCGCCGCGCCATCCCGAACGCGGCGGTGCCATTGCCGCGATGCTGGCGGCCCGGGGGCTGGAATTTGGGCGGCGCAGCAGGGGGGATGGAAGAGAAGCGCAGATCCTTCTGGCGGACACGCTGGGAGAGATGGCCGATTGGTATGCCGCCGCCGGCATCTGCATCACTTGCGGTTCCTTTACCGATCGGGGCGGCCACACCCCATGGGAGCCCGCGGCTTCGCGGTGCGCGATCCTTTACGGCCCGAACGTATCGAACCATGCCCCTGACTACCGTGACCTTGCCGGGGCGGGTGCTGCGATGCGCTGTGATCCGGGTGATCTGGCCCTGCGGCTTTCCGCCCTGGCCCAAGACGTGCCCGCGCAGCGTCGCATGGGGCAAGCGGCTCGTGCGCTACTGCTGGAACGCGCGGGTGATCCGTCCCCGCTGATATCGCGAATTCGCAGCTTCGCTCGCGGCAGTCTTGCATAA
- the rpe gene encoding ribulose-phosphate 3-epimerase encodes MSFDRRIKIAPSILSADFANFGQEIQAIESQGADWVHVDVMDGHFVPNITFGPATCKAIRPHIKGVMDVHLMISPVDSYIDAFAQSGADFITAHLEAGPHIHRTLQAIRATGAKAGLALNPGTPVEAAKGLLDDVDLVCVMTVNPGFGGQKFIMSQIEKIRSLRSMIGDRPVHIEIDGGVDPNTAPLVAEAGADVLVAGSAVFKGGSVSNSAPYGENIRAIRAAAEAVLR; translated from the coding sequence ATGAGCTTCGATCGCCGCATCAAGATCGCCCCTTCGATCCTCTCGGCCGATTTCGCGAATTTCGGCCAGGAAATCCAGGCAATCGAGTCGCAGGGTGCCGATTGGGTCCATGTCGACGTGATGGACGGGCATTTCGTGCCGAACATCACTTTCGGCCCGGCGACCTGCAAGGCCATTCGGCCCCACATCAAGGGCGTGATGGATGTCCACCTCATGATCTCGCCGGTAGACAGCTATATCGATGCCTTCGCCCAATCCGGCGCAGACTTCATCACCGCCCATCTCGAGGCGGGCCCGCATATCCACCGCACGCTGCAGGCGATCCGTGCAACGGGCGCGAAGGCCGGTCTTGCGCTGAACCCCGGCACCCCGGTCGAAGCGGCCAAGGGATTGCTTGACGACGTCGATCTGGTCTGCGTCATGACCGTGAACCCTGGATTTGGCGGCCAGAAATTCATCATGAGCCAGATTGAGAAGATCCGGTCGCTGCGCAGCATGATCGGCGACCGTCCGGTACATATCGAGATTGACGGCGGTGTCGATCCGAATACCGCGCCCCTGGTGGCCGAGGCGGGCGCCGATGTTCTGGTCGCCGGTTCCGCGGTCTTCAAGGGCGGGTCGGTGTCGAACAGCGCGCCCTATGGCGAGAACATCCGCGCGATCCGCGCCGCGGCCGAGGCCGTGCTGCGTTGA
- the hslO gene encoding Hsp33 family molecular chaperone HslO: MAHTKDLSWDDSVLPFQLDISGVRGRLTRLGPILEHILSRHDYPVAVSAMVAELVTLTALIGPTIKLRWKLSLQVRGNGAIRTIATDYYAPETEGGPARIRAWASFDAERLAPEGPGFAQIGEGYFAVLIDQGEGTTPYQGLTPLAGGSLAACAQNYFQQSEQLPTRFELTVGRARLPGQSDEHWRAGGIMVQTLPAQPQVPSPDGAEIEAADILQGAQSEDWNRTIMLMSTVEAIELVDETLPLPNLLTRLFHEEQPMVFDRQGLHFGCSCSPDRVRGTLSIYSAKDIGHMTNDEGLVTADCQFCGARYEFDPRSLGFEATIDENGKPLPPSQQAAQ, translated from the coding sequence ATGGCTCATACGAAGGATCTTTCCTGGGACGACAGCGTGTTGCCCTTTCAGCTGGATATCTCGGGCGTTCGCGGCCGCCTGACCCGGCTGGGTCCAATCCTGGAACATATCCTGTCGCGTCACGACTATCCCGTCGCCGTCAGTGCGATGGTGGCCGAACTGGTTACGCTGACCGCCCTGATCGGCCCGACGATCAAGCTGCGCTGGAAGCTGTCGCTGCAGGTGCGCGGCAATGGTGCGATCCGCACCATCGCCACAGACTATTACGCGCCCGAGACCGAGGGCGGCCCGGCCCGTATTCGCGCCTGGGCCAGTTTCGATGCCGAAAGGCTTGCGCCCGAGGGACCCGGCTTTGCGCAGATTGGCGAAGGCTATTTCGCGGTTCTGATCGACCAGGGCGAGGGAACGACCCCCTATCAGGGCCTGACCCCGCTGGCCGGCGGCTCGCTTGCCGCCTGCGCGCAGAACTACTTCCAACAATCCGAGCAATTGCCGACGCGGTTCGAATTGACGGTGGGCCGCGCCCGGCTTCCCGGCCAATCCGACGAGCATTGGCGCGCCGGGGGTATCATGGTCCAGACGCTGCCCGCGCAGCCGCAGGTTCCCTCACCGGACGGTGCCGAGATCGAAGCCGCCGACATCCTGCAGGGCGCGCAGTCCGAAGACTGGAACCGCACGATCATGCTGATGTCCACCGTCGAGGCGATCGAACTGGTCGATGAGACGCTGCCGCTGCCCAACCTGCTCACTCGTTTGTTCCACGAGGAACAGCCGATGGTCTTCGACCGGCAGGGTTTGCATTTCGGCTGTTCGTGCAGTCCTGACCGGGTGCGGGGTACACTCTCGATCTACTCGGCCAAGGATATCGGCCACATGACCAATGATGAGGGTCTTGTCACCGCCGATTGCCAGTTCTGCGGCGCCCGCTACGAGTTCGATCCGCGCAGCCTGGGTTTCGAGGCCACGATTGACGAAAATGGCAAGCCGCTGCCACCGTCCCAGCAAGCGGCGCAGTGA
- a CDS encoding CoA pyrophosphatase: MLSAPQDLLRERLLRALSVPAVPSSDYDLNPAYATPVELRPAGVLAAFDRHGRLIMTKRASSLRHHPGQIALPGGKVDPGDANEIAAALREAHEEIGLDPAQVDILGTLPPHRTVTNFAMTAVLGLIQGDFCAKPEAEEVEEVFSVPFAHIADPDSYRIERRRWRGGWRSYYVAPYGPYYIWGATARVLHSLALRMTA; this comes from the coding sequence ATGCTGAGCGCGCCGCAAGATCTGCTGCGCGAACGTCTACTGAGGGCCTTGTCGGTGCCGGCAGTGCCCTCTTCCGATTATGATCTGAACCCAGCCTATGCGACCCCCGTCGAGCTTCGGCCGGCAGGGGTCCTGGCGGCCTTTGACCGCCACGGCCGTCTGATCATGACGAAGCGAGCGAGCAGTCTTCGGCATCATCCCGGCCAGATCGCCCTGCCCGGCGGAAAGGTCGATCCGGGCGATGCCAACGAGATCGCGGCCGCGCTGCGCGAAGCGCATGAAGAGATCGGGCTTGACCCTGCGCAGGTCGATATCCTGGGCACCCTGCCGCCGCATCGCACCGTGACGAACTTTGCGATGACGGCCGTTCTTGGGCTGATACAGGGCGATTTCTGCGCCAAGCCGGAGGCCGAAGAGGTCGAGGAAGTCTTTTCGGTGCCATTTGCCCATATCGCCGACCCTGACAGCTACCGGATCGAACGGCGTCGTTGGCGGGGCGGCTGGCGGTCTTACTATGTCGCCCCCTACGGACCTTATTACATCTGGGGCGCGACGGCGCGCGTCCTGCATTCGCTCGCATTGCGGATGACGGCATGA
- a CDS encoding CCA tRNA nucleotidyltransferase — protein MTTRIDAPFLHDPALGRVLSALTGAGHQALVVGGAVRNALLGQPTSDVDIATSARPDETRRLCEAAGLRAVPTGIEHGTITVVVDGTGFEVTTFRRDVETDGRRAIVAYSDRIDEDAHRRDFTMNALYADASGLVLDPVGGLPDLAARRLRFVGAPRERIREDFLRILRFYRFHAWYGAKGAADAEALGACAELAGGLDGISRERIGAETRKLLSAPDPTEAVTLMRDAGVLAHILHGADPGHLAALVAVEQAIGAPADWQRRLALLGATDPDCALRLSRDEARFHERLTASLALPLPEAAYRFGAQIARSAALISMARGATPRAEWEDDIAQAASARLPIAAGDLMPELAGPELGEALRRADAAFLASGFKLDPEALKLIALGRSDVMKG, from the coding sequence ATGACGACCCGCATCGACGCCCCTTTCCTGCATGACCCGGCACTGGGCCGGGTGCTTTCCGCCCTCACAGGCGCAGGCCATCAGGCGCTGGTCGTCGGCGGAGCGGTCAGGAACGCGTTGTTGGGTCAGCCGACCTCGGATGTGGATATCGCGACCAGCGCACGCCCCGACGAAACCCGTCGCCTGTGCGAGGCAGCCGGGCTGCGCGCCGTTCCGACAGGCATCGAGCACGGCACCATCACCGTCGTCGTCGACGGCACGGGGTTCGAAGTGACCACCTTTCGCCGCGACGTCGAGACAGATGGCCGTCGCGCGATCGTCGCCTATTCGGACCGGATCGACGAAGACGCCCATCGTCGCGATTTCACCATGAACGCGCTTTATGCCGATGCCTCGGGGCTGGTCCTGGACCCGGTCGGCGGCCTGCCCGATCTTGCAGCCCGCCGCTTGCGGTTCGTGGGCGCCCCGCGCGAGCGCATCCGCGAGGATTTCCTGCGCATCCTGCGATTTTACCGCTTCCATGCCTGGTACGGTGCAAAAGGCGCAGCCGATGCCGAAGCGCTGGGGGCCTGCGCGGAACTGGCGGGCGGACTCGACGGGATTTCCCGCGAACGCATCGGGGCGGAAACGCGCAAGCTGCTTTCGGCCCCCGACCCGACCGAGGCCGTGACCCTGATGCGCGATGCCGGGGTTCTGGCCCATATCCTGCACGGCGCCGATCCTGGCCATCTTGCCGCACTGGTCGCGGTCGAACAGGCTATTGGCGCGCCAGCGGATTGGCAGCGCAGACTTGCCCTGCTGGGGGCGACCGACCCCGATTGCGCCCTGCGGCTTTCCCGCGATGAAGCCCGCTTTCATGAACGCCTGACGGCTTCCTTGGCGCTGCCCCTGCCCGAGGCCGCCTATCGGTTCGGCGCCCAGATCGCCCGTTCGGCCGCGCTCATCTCGATGGCCAGGGGCGCAACCCCCCGGGCCGAATGGGAAGACGATATCGCGCAAGCCGCTTCTGCTCGCCTGCCGATTGCCGCGGGGGATCTCATGCCCGAACTTGCCGGACCCGAACTGGGCGAGGCGCTCAGACGTGCAGATGCAGCCTTCCTTGCCAGCGGCTTCAAGCTTGATCCCGAGGCGCTGAAACTGATCGCGCTCGGGCGCTCGGATGTGATGAAAGGGTGA
- a CDS encoding ABC transporter ATP-binding protein: MHHYFARMIDAFRPAEGPPPRTLIAFFRWCLSGAWSGLGLAAVFSAMGGIADVLSAVLLGSVVDAVVSTPADQFWSQQGWLILGFVAFFLLIRPAIFGLSTASSSVIIGPNVLPLVLSRLHRWTMGHSVTFFDNDFAGRIAQKQMQTARAVTDVASEMVNVVAFALASVLGSAAFLVSVDGWGALALLVWLGAYVLLIRFFLPRIRLRSASRASARALVTGQVVDTITNIKTVKLFAHAEHEDRVALGAMAGFRERALDFGRVSTWFRLSLMTIAGALPVILVGGTMLLWREGMATAGDIAASGAIAMRLAQMTGWVSMALMGVWGSVGEVEDGMKTLSPPHSLTDAPDAIELGRVEGRIDFDHVDFAYGHDDGGIRDMNLVIGPGEKLGIVGASGAGKSTMVSLLLRLYDVEAGVLRIDGHDLRSVTQESLRSNIAMVTQETAMFNRSARENILYGRPDASEEEIVAAAKAAEAHDFILKLRDHAGRKGYEAHLGERGVKLSGGQRQRIALARALLKDAPILILDEATSALDSEVEAQVQDALHRAMQGKTVLAIAHRLSTIAELDRIVVLESGRIVEQGSHAELLALGGTYARYWNRQSGGFLGTDEDETTEAAE; encoded by the coding sequence ATGCACCACTATTTCGCCCGGATGATAGATGCCTTCCGCCCCGCCGAAGGCCCGCCGCCGCGCACGCTGATCGCCTTCTTCCGCTGGTGCCTGTCCGGTGCCTGGTCCGGCCTGGGGCTGGCTGCGGTCTTCTCGGCCATGGGCGGCATCGCCGATGTGCTGTCCGCCGTGCTTCTGGGCTCGGTCGTCGATGCCGTCGTTTCCACCCCTGCCGATCAATTCTGGAGCCAGCAGGGCTGGCTGATCCTCGGTTTCGTCGCGTTCTTCCTGCTGATCCGGCCCGCGATCTTCGGCCTCTCGACGGCGAGTTCCAGCGTCATCATCGGCCCGAATGTCCTGCCCCTGGTACTTTCGCGCCTGCATCGCTGGACGATGGGCCACTCGGTTACCTTCTTCGACAATGATTTTGCCGGCCGGATCGCACAGAAACAGATGCAGACCGCCCGCGCCGTTACCGATGTCGCGTCGGAAATGGTCAATGTGGTGGCCTTTGCCCTTGCCTCGGTGCTGGGTTCGGCGGCCTTTCTGGTTTCCGTGGATGGATGGGGCGCGCTCGCGCTGCTCGTCTGGCTCGGCGCCTATGTCCTGCTGATCCGCTTCTTCCTGCCCCGGATACGCTTACGATCGGCCAGCCGCGCTTCGGCGCGGGCGCTGGTCACCGGGCAGGTCGTCGACACAATCACAAACATCAAGACGGTCAAGCTTTTTGCCCATGCCGAGCACGAAGATCGCGTCGCCCTTGGCGCCATGGCCGGGTTTCGCGAACGCGCGCTGGATTTCGGGCGCGTCTCGACCTGGTTCCGCCTTTCGCTGATGACCATTGCGGGAGCCCTTCCCGTCATCCTGGTGGGCGGCACGATGCTGCTTTGGCGCGAAGGGATGGCGACTGCGGGTGACATCGCCGCGTCTGGCGCGATCGCGATGCGTCTTGCCCAGATGACCGGATGGGTCAGCATGGCGCTGATGGGCGTATGGGGCAGTGTCGGCGAGGTCGAAGACGGCATGAAGACGCTGTCGCCGCCACACAGCCTGACGGATGCACCCGACGCCATAGAACTTGGCCGCGTCGAGGGACGGATCGACTTCGATCATGTGGATTTCGCCTATGGCCACGACGATGGTGGAATCCGCGACATGAATCTTGTGATCGGGCCGGGGGAAAAGCTGGGGATTGTCGGGGCCTCGGGCGCGGGCAAGTCGACGATGGTGTCGCTGCTCTTGCGTCTTTATGATGTCGAAGCGGGCGTGCTCAGGATCGACGGTCACGACCTGAGGTCCGTCACCCAGGAAAGCCTGCGCAGCAATATCGCGATGGTCACGCAGGAAACGGCGATGTTCAACCGCTCGGCGCGCGAGAACATCCTTTACGGTCGTCCGGACGCGAGCGAAGAGGAAATCGTGGCCGCCGCCAAGGCCGCCGAGGCGCATGACTTCATCCTGAAGCTGCGCGACCATGCCGGGCGCAAGGGATATGAGGCGCATCTGGGTGAGCGTGGGGTAAAGCTCTCGGGCGGGCAGCGCCAGCGTATCGCCCTGGCGCGTGCCCTGCTCAAGGATGCGCCGATCCTGATCCTTGATGAGGCGACCAGTGCGCTTGACAGCGAGGTCGAGGCGCAGGTTCAGGACGCGCTCCACCGCGCCATGCAGGGCAAGACCGTTCTGGCGATTGCGCACCGGCTCTCGACGATTGCCGAACTGGATCGCATTGTCGTGCTTGAATCCGGTCGGATTGTCGAGCAAGGCAGCCATGCCGAGCTGCTGGCGCTGGGTGGAACCTATGCGCGCTACTGGAATCGCCAGTCGGGCGGGTTCCTTGGAACCGACGAAGACGAGACGACCGAGGCCGCCGAGTGA